Part of the Streptomyces sp. f51 genome is shown below.
CGCCCAGGACAGCACTCCGGCCACCACGAACACGGCAGCCAGTGTCCTGATCCGCAGCTGTTTCACGTTGCCCCTTCGGTAGCCCGCGTAGGGCCGGCCCGTGGCGGGCCGGCCTGTGGTCGTCTTGACCTTAACGACTACTCGGGCAGCCGGAGTTCCAGGTCGGCGCGGGCCGCGACACCCTCCTGGGTGATGCCGTCGAGGAGGCGGGCGACGGCGCCGCGGCCGGGGAGCTGTGCCTCGGGGTCCACGTCGTGCCAGGGGGCGAGGACGAAGGCCCGCTCGTGGGCGCGCGGGTGAGGCAGGGTCAGCACCGGGTCGTCCGAGACGACTCCGGCGTACGCCACGATGTCGACGTCGATGGTGCGCGGGCCCCAGCGCTCGTCCCGTACGCGGTGGAAGGCCTCCTCGACGGCGTGGGCCCGCTCCAGGAGCGAGGACGGCGGGAGAGTGGTCCTGAGCACCACGACCGCGTTCAAGTACGAGGGCTGGCTGCCCGGTTCGACGCCCCAGGGCTCGGTCTCGTAGACGGGGGAGACGGCCTTGACCCGGACGCCGGGGGTGTCCTCCAGGGCGTCGACGGCTCCTTGGAGGTTCTCCAGGCGGTTGCCCAGGTTCGAGCCCAGGGAGACCACCGCGCGCTTGGGGTTGCTCAGCGTCGTGTCGGCGGCGTCGACCTGCTCGACCACGGAGGCGGGCACCGGC
Proteins encoded:
- the folK gene encoding 2-amino-4-hydroxy-6-hydroxymethyldihydropteridine diphosphokinase, translating into MTASFTEGQSDPTVQPVPASVVEQVDAADTTLSNPKRAVVSLGSNLGNRLENLQGAVDALEDTPGVRVKAVSPVYETEPWGVEPGSQPSYLNAVVVLRTTLPPSSLLERAHAVEEAFHRVRDERWGPRTIDVDIVAYAGVVSDDPVLTLPHPRAHERAFVLAPWHDVDPEAQLPGRGAVARLLDGITQEGVAARADLELRLPE